From one Actinomyces sp. Marseille-P3109 genomic stretch:
- a CDS encoding alpha/beta fold hydrolase has protein sequence MTPLARIVAGPDDAPTLVLLHGITGSAVSLAEAIDHWVARGYRVVAVDARGHGLSPRWEPAQLERAGEVLVEDLIAVLEDLATASRGRAALGLLTPPAPVVIGHSMGAATAMVAAGRRPDLVTGVVLEDPARFGTRGPRELLARGAARERARAAEADDLPSAVGRALETMPDVEALPGVWASQRTDPALLLSGVVTPEVPWDEAMAALEVPALLLTGDRPGSARVGREGLEGAARNPHVTPVLVPEAGHQVRRSDPEAFYRAVDEWLTGLMPVG, from the coding sequence ATGACTCCACTGGCACGCATCGTCGCGGGGCCCGACGACGCCCCCACCCTGGTCCTTCTCCACGGCATCACCGGCTCCGCGGTCTCCCTGGCCGAGGCGATCGACCACTGGGTGGCGCGCGGCTACCGGGTCGTCGCGGTCGACGCCCGCGGGCACGGCCTGTCCCCACGCTGGGAGCCGGCCCAGCTCGAGCGGGCCGGGGAGGTCCTCGTGGAGGACCTCATCGCCGTCCTGGAGGACCTTGCCACCGCCTCACGCGGCCGGGCCGCGCTGGGGCTGCTGACACCGCCCGCCCCGGTCGTCATCGGCCACTCGATGGGTGCCGCCACCGCCATGGTCGCCGCCGGGCGCCGCCCCGACCTGGTCACCGGCGTCGTCCTGGAGGACCCGGCCCGCTTCGGCACCCGCGGCCCGCGCGAGCTCTTGGCTCGCGGTGCCGCCCGGGAGCGGGCCCGTGCCGCCGAGGCCGACGACCTGCCGTCCGCCGTCGGTCGCGCTCTGGAGACCATGCCCGACGTCGAGGCCCTCCCGGGCGTATGGGCCTCCCAGCGCACCGATCCGGCCCTGCTGCTCTCCGGCGTCGTCACCCCTGAGGTCCCCTGGGACGAGGCGATGGCTGCGCTCGAGGTCCCCGCGCTGCTGCTGACCGGCGACCGGCCCGGCAGTGCACGTGTGGGCCGCGAGGGTCTGGAGGGCGCCGCTCGCAACCCCCACGTCACCCCGGTGCTCGTCCCCGAAGCCGGCCACCAGGTGCGCCGCAGTGACCCGGAGGCCTTCTACCGCGCTGTCGACGAGTGGCTGACCGGGCTCATGCCGGTGGGATGA